In a genomic window of Ralstonia nicotianae:
- a CDS encoding amino acid ABC transporter permease translates to MPNFDLSMLLSGQYHQWLVTGFQLSIKLTALAFVLALPLAIAVALLRLAPAAPLRAVGQAYVEAIRNVPLLAHMLFWYFGAPQLLPMSVKTWLYNLNYEAASAVIALVLYTAAYMAEDIRSGLRSIPKEQFEASRALGLSFLQAMRLVVLPQSLRVTVPPLVSQTLNLWKNSSIAMVIGVAELMYQAQQVESATFRGFEAFAFATAAYLSISMAITVFSAWYQHRYPVRTL, encoded by the coding sequence ATGCCCAATTTCGATCTGTCGATGCTGCTGTCGGGGCAGTATCACCAGTGGCTCGTCACCGGTTTCCAGTTGTCGATCAAGCTGACCGCGCTGGCCTTCGTGCTGGCCCTGCCGCTGGCCATCGCGGTGGCGCTGCTGCGCCTGGCGCCGGCGGCGCCGCTGCGGGCGGTCGGCCAGGCCTATGTCGAGGCCATCCGCAACGTGCCGCTGCTCGCCCACATGCTGTTCTGGTACTTCGGCGCGCCGCAGCTGCTGCCGATGTCCGTCAAGACCTGGCTCTACAACCTCAATTACGAAGCGGCGAGCGCGGTCATCGCGCTCGTGCTCTATACGGCCGCCTACATGGCGGAGGACATCCGCAGCGGCCTGCGCTCGATCCCGAAGGAGCAGTTCGAGGCCAGCCGCGCGCTGGGCCTGAGCTTCCTGCAGGCCATGCGGCTGGTGGTGCTGCCGCAATCGCTGCGCGTGACCGTACCGCCGCTGGTCAGCCAGACGCTGAACCTGTGGAAGAACTCCAGCATCGCCATGGTGATCGGCGTGGCGGAACTGATGTACCAGGCGCAGCAGGTGGAAAGCGCCACCTTCCGCGGCTTCGAGGCGTTCGCCTTCGCCACGGCGGCCTATCTGTCCATTTCGATGGCGATCACGGTATTTTCGGCGTGGTACCAGCATCGCTACCCCGTGCGGACCCTGTGA
- a CDS encoding amino acid ABC transporter permease — translation MLELIQTYGLYYLIGQYPNGPLGGLALTLLLAAAGLVLALPAGILLGLCRVSPIRLLRWPATALVYVVRGTPLLMVIFWAYFLLPTLTGQRTDQFNTMLTALVVFDAAYLAEIVRAGIQALPRGQMESARSLGLPYLQAMRLVLLPQALRNMLPSLVNQLVSTIKETSLGYIISLPEVSFVAGQISTSVMTQSAEVYGLLALSYFAMCFGLTRVAFLLERRLAARALTQP, via the coding sequence ATGCTCGAACTCATCCAGACCTACGGCCTCTACTACCTGATCGGACAGTATCCGAACGGCCCCCTGGGCGGCCTGGCGCTCACGCTGCTGCTGGCCGCCGCCGGCCTGGTGCTGGCGCTGCCCGCGGGCATCCTGCTCGGCCTGTGCCGGGTCAGCCCGATCCGGCTGCTGCGCTGGCCGGCCACGGCGCTGGTCTACGTGGTGCGCGGCACGCCGCTGCTGATGGTGATCTTCTGGGCGTACTTCCTGCTGCCCACGCTCACCGGCCAGCGCACCGACCAGTTCAACACCATGCTGACCGCGCTGGTGGTCTTCGATGCCGCGTACCTGGCCGAGATCGTCCGCGCGGGCATCCAGGCCCTGCCGCGCGGGCAGATGGAGAGCGCGCGCTCGCTGGGCCTGCCGTACCTGCAGGCGATGCGGCTGGTGCTCCTGCCGCAGGCGCTGCGCAACATGCTGCCCTCGCTGGTCAACCAGCTCGTGTCCACCATCAAGGAGACCTCGCTCGGCTACATCATCAGCCTGCCCGAAGTGTCGTTCGTGGCCGGGCAGATCAGCACGTCGGTCATGACCCAGTCGGCCGAGGTGTACGGCCTGCTGGCGCTGAGCTACTTCGCGATGTGCTTTGGCCTGACCCGCGTGGCCTTCCTGCTGGAGCGGCGCCTGGCGGCGCGCGCACTGACCCAACCATGA
- a CDS encoding IclR family transcriptional regulator has translation MSVSDLPAEKPSDSYVQSFARGLSVIRAFNAERPAQTLSEVAEATGLTRAGARRILLTLVSLGYVSFEGRLFRLTPRILDLGFAYLTSMPFWNLAEPVMEELVQTVHESCSASVLDGTEIVYVLRVPTQKIIALNLSVGSRLPAFCTSMGRVLLSGLPEDRLDIVLRESDRRPRTQRTITEVDALKDVIAGVRAQGWALVDQELEEGLISLSTPIRNRAGDIIAAMNISGQANRTSARQMTRQFLGPLQQAAERISSMVRVRT, from the coding sequence ATGTCCGTCTCCGATCTGCCCGCCGAGAAGCCCAGCGATTCCTATGTGCAGTCGTTCGCACGCGGGCTCTCGGTCATCCGTGCCTTCAATGCCGAGCGCCCCGCGCAAACGCTGTCCGAGGTGGCCGAGGCGACCGGCCTCACGCGCGCCGGCGCCCGCCGCATCCTGCTCACGCTGGTCAGCCTCGGCTACGTCAGCTTCGAGGGGCGGCTGTTCCGCCTGACGCCCCGGATCCTCGACCTCGGCTTCGCGTATCTCACCTCGATGCCGTTCTGGAACCTGGCCGAGCCGGTCATGGAAGAACTGGTGCAGACCGTCCACGAGAGCTGCTCGGCCTCGGTGCTGGACGGCACCGAGATCGTCTACGTGCTGCGCGTGCCCACGCAGAAGATCATCGCGCTGAACCTGTCGGTCGGCAGCCGGCTGCCGGCGTTCTGCACATCGATGGGGCGCGTGCTGCTGTCGGGGCTGCCAGAGGACCGGCTCGACATCGTGCTGCGCGAGTCGGACCGGCGCCCGCGCACGCAGCGCACCATCACCGAGGTCGACGCGCTCAAGGACGTGATTGCCGGCGTGCGCGCGCAGGGCTGGGCGCTGGTCGACCAGGAACTGGAAGAAGGGCTGATCTCGCTGTCGACGCCGATCCGCAACCGGGCAGGCGATATCATCGCCGCCATGAACATCAGCGGGCAGGCCAACCGCACCTCGGCCAGGCAGATGACCCGGCAGTTTCTCGGCCCGCTGCAGCAGGCGGCCGAACGGATTTCTTCCATGGTGCGGGTGCGAACCTGA
- a CDS encoding ABC transporter substrate-binding protein, whose product MKTIRPTRRLADLACAAIVAAVTLAAVPAKADQLADVKKKGELVCGVLGTDEPFSFLKDPMSREIVGYDVDMCNAVAKSLGVKPVLKQLAVAARIPELQQGRVDLLAASLTHNKEREAQIDFSVSTFVTGQKAMVRKDSGITSLAQLDGKKVLTVKGSTMEANIGKAIKNADIVSFDNSPQALLALQQGKGAAYVNDETTLVGNMAKLGTASRDYALLPQNLSTEHFALGLRKNEPAFREQVNKVLRGLEASGEAQTLYDKWFGPGTKMNFGPRSFKLSTDKID is encoded by the coding sequence ATGAAAACCATCCGCCCAACCCGCCGCCTGGCCGACCTGGCCTGCGCCGCCATCGTGGCTGCGGTGACCCTGGCCGCGGTTCCGGCCAAGGCCGACCAACTGGCCGACGTCAAGAAGAAGGGGGAACTGGTCTGCGGCGTGCTCGGCACCGACGAGCCGTTCAGCTTCCTGAAAGATCCGATGAGCCGCGAGATCGTCGGCTACGACGTCGACATGTGCAATGCCGTCGCCAAGAGCCTGGGCGTCAAGCCGGTGCTCAAGCAACTGGCCGTGGCCGCGCGCATCCCCGAGCTGCAGCAGGGCCGCGTCGACCTGCTGGCCGCCTCCCTGACCCACAACAAGGAGCGCGAGGCGCAGATCGATTTCTCCGTGTCGACCTTCGTCACCGGCCAGAAGGCGATGGTCCGCAAGGACAGCGGCATCACGTCGCTGGCACAGCTCGACGGCAAGAAGGTGCTGACCGTCAAGGGCTCGACGATGGAGGCCAACATCGGCAAGGCGATCAAGAACGCCGACATCGTCTCGTTCGACAACAGCCCGCAGGCCCTGCTCGCGCTGCAGCAAGGCAAGGGCGCGGCCTACGTCAACGACGAGACCACGCTGGTCGGCAACATGGCCAAGCTGGGGACCGCCTCGCGCGACTACGCCCTCCTGCCGCAGAACCTGTCGACCGAGCACTTCGCGCTGGGCCTGCGCAAGAACGAGCCGGCCTTCCGCGAGCAGGTCAACAAGGTGCTGCGCGGCCTGGAAGCCAGCGGCGAAGCGCAGACGCTCTATGACAAGTGGTTCGGCCCGGGCACCAAGATGAACTTCGGCCCGCGCAGCTTCAAGCTGTCGACCGACAAGATCGACTGA